GGACAGGCTAACTGTAAAGCTTGGGGATGGGTCAGATATAGATTATAAATTGAAGCTTTTGAAAAGTGTGTACGATAAATTACCAAAAAATGTAGAAGGTATTATAACACTAAACTCAAATGGAATTGCCACGTTCAGTCCAAATACTGGGGAGGACAAATGAAATAATATGAGGGTAAAAATTAAAAAACCAACAGGCGGTCAGATTTCTATTGCTCTTTTGTTATTAGTTTTGGGGATTTTGATGTCCATGCAGATAAAAAGTGTTAGGCAGAGCAACGAACTTAAAAACTTGGAAAAGGCAAGAGCTATTGAACTTGCAGAACAGATAAATCAGCTGAGAAAAGAAAACGTAAGTCTTCGCCAGCAAATTTATGATTTAGAGATAAAACTTAAAGAGTATCAGGATTCAGCGGCAAGTATCAGTAAAACAACCGAGCTATTGAAAGAGGAGCTTGACAAGGTTAAGATTTTAGCAGGACTTACTGATGTAGAAGGACCAGGTATTATTGTTACTCTTAATGACAGCAAAATTCCTTCCCAGTCAAATGTTGATCCAAATAGTTTTCTGCTGCATGATTCAGACATTTTGCAAGTCATAAACGAACTTCGGGCTGCAGGAGCAGAAGCTATAGCAATAAACGACCAGAGAGTGGTTTCAACCACAGAAGTAAGATGTGCAGGACCAACTATAAGCATAAACAACACAAGGTATTCTGCACCATACATAATAAAAGCAATCGGTGACCCAAAAATTCTTAAAAATTCTCTTGAGATGCGAGGAGGTATTATAGACCTTTTAAAGGAATTTTCTATAGAAGTTAAGATTGAAGAAGCATCAAAAATTGTGATTCCACGTTATACAGGGGTTTTGAAATTTAACTACGCAAAGATAAAAAGTGAGGGAAGCTGATGAGAGGATGATAGTTCTTGTAATTGCTCTATTGATTGGAATATTAATAGGGCTTTTTATTCCAGTAAGTATTCCTCAAAATTATTCATCTTATGTTGCAGTTGGTCTTCTTGCAGCACTTGATTCTATATTTGGTGCTTTAAAGTCAAATTTGAAAGGTGATTTTAAAGTTGATATATTCATTTCTGGATTTGTAGGTAATACACTAATAGCCATGCTTCTTGCTTATATGGGTGACATGCTTGGCATTCCGCTGTATCAAGCAGCGATTGTGGCTTTTGGTGTCAGGATTTTCCAAAATTTTGGAGAGATGCGTAGAGCTATTTTGATAAAAAACAAGAGTTTTTCTAAGGAGGAGAAAAACCAATGATTAGTTTTGACACAGAAAAGATGACCATTGCGCAATTGAAAGTTGTGGGTGTTGGTGGAGCAGGGAACAATGCAGTCAACAGAATGATTGATGTTGGAGTTTCAGGTGTAGAATTTATTGCTGTGAATACTGACAAGCAGGCTCTTCAACGTTCAAAAGCACATTATAAGATTCAAATAGGGGAGAAGATCACAAAAGGACTTGGAGCGGGGGCAGACCCGGAGATTGGAAGAAAAGCAGCAGAGGAGAGCAAAGAGGATATAGCCCAGGTTTTAAAAGGAGCAGACATGGTATTTATTACAGCGGGAATGGGTGGTGGTACAGGAACTGGGGCTTCACCTGTTGTTGCTGAGATAGCAAAAGAGCTTGGAATACTGACTGTTGCTGTTGTTACAAGACCATTTAAAAGTGAAGGTGCAAAGAGAAGAATTAATGCAGAGAAAGGGATAGAAGAACTGAAAAAAATTGTGGATACAATAATTATTGTGCCCAATGATAGACTTTTTATGCTTTCAACAAATAAAAGTCTAAAAATATCTGACGCATTCAGGATGGCTGACGATGTTTTAAGACAGGGCGTTCAAGGAATTTCCGATATTATATTAAATGCTGGACTTATAAACGTTGATTTTGCGGATGTGAAAGCAATTATGATGAACAAAGGATACGCACACATGGGAATAGGTAAAGCAAAAGGTGACGAGAAAGTACTAAAAGCTTTAGAGCAAGCTATAAATAGTCCACTTCTTGAGACTTCTATAAAAGGAGCAAAAGGTGTTCTTGTAAACTATACAGGAAATCCTGAAGAACTATTACTTGATGAGATAGAAAGAGCAAATGAGCTTATTTCTTCTGAAGCTGATGAAAATGTTAACTTTATAATGGGTATTGTATTCAATGAAGAAATGAAAGATGAGGTACAGGTTACTGTAATTGCTACGGGCTTTGATACAACAGAAGAACAGCAACCAGTTGCTCAGAAAAATAAGAGCACACTGACCAAGGCAGATAATTTGCAAAATCTTTTTCAGGACGATGACATATTTGAAATTCCAATATTTCTAAAAAATAAAAATAAATAAAACAAAAGGGGCTTTCCAATTAAAAGTTGGATAGCCCCTTTGTAACAATAAACGAGTTTTTAGAAAGTAATTTCAATAAACTCTTTTTTATTTTCCAATTTAAAAGTGGTTTTTCTGTCTTGACATGAAATCTCATAATCCCCCATATATCCTGAAAAATTTGCTGTGCCATTTTCATCAGTAACCAGTGTTAACTTATCGATCCACCATTCACCTTTGATGAGTTTATACAGTTCATAATACACCGGTTTTACTCTACCATCTTTTGTGATAAATCCAGCAGGAGCATTGAGCCATCCACCATCCAGAAAATTCCACCAGGTAATAGCCTTGACCATGGGATGGGCAAAAAGAGTTTTATAATGCATTACTGCTTCCATTGCTTGACGCTCTTCACCTTCAGGTGTGCTTGGCCACTCGTCAACTTTATAGTCATTTAAATCCTCAATCTCTGGTGGCATAAGGTTTCCTGAAATAATAGTAGTTTCTGTAAAGTGAATAGGTATATTAAAACGAGAGAATCTTTCTAATATTTCCTGAGTTTTTTCAACTCCCCAGTACCCCTGGTGCATATGAGACTGAATTCCTATTGCATCAATTCTAACTCCTGCCTCGAGTAGTCCTTCAATTAAAATTTCATACGCAACAGATGTATTAAAGTCGTTTATAAGAAAAATTCCGTCTGGATTTGCTTCTATTGCTGCAGAAAATACTTCTTTCACAAGCCGTATTCGTCCAAGTTCTTTGCAGATTCTTGTAATACCATTATCGTATTTATTAAATATAGGCATAATTACTACTTCATTTATAACATCCCACATATCAATCAGGCCTGCAAATTCGCTTACTTCTCGGCGGATTCGCTCAAGCTGAGCAAACAGTATTTGTTGATTATCCATTTCAAGCAGCCATGGAGCTGTGAGTGTATGCCAGCACAAAGGATGTCCTTTTACAGTACATCCTTTACTCAAAAGCCACTCTGCTGTTTTTTTAAGTCTTATGGTATCGGGTTTACCTTTAACTGGTTCAAATCTTGCCCAGTAAAAAGGCAGAGTAGCAAAATTAAATAGTTCCAAAAACTTTTCAAAAACTGTTTCGAATTTTTCCTTTTCTTTTCCTTGAAGTTCATCATTAGCAAAAGGTACAACTGAAAATTCAGCGCAACCAAACAAAAATTTATGTTTTGTCTGTCTTACTACTACCTCTGCATTTTTCAATGGTGTACCATCTACCCTCTTTATTTTCAATGTGACTGTGCTTTTACGATGTTCATAATTACTCATAAATTTATTCCTCCTCATTTTTACTTAAAATTGATTTACATTTATTTTTGCAAGTTTACAATTTCACCGCTTTTGATCTCGACAGGTCGTCCATTAACACTTATCCACACTGAAATAGCTGATGGATTATATACAATATCTCCACTGACTGAGAATTGAAGACTTTTTAGAGCTTTGATATATCTGACTATTTCAATATTTGTTGCATACCAGATATCATCCTTTCCCGCCATCAATTTGCAGAAACTTTCTATTAAATGCCAGTTATTTTTTCTTTCAAATTCAAAACTATGTCCCCAGACATACATTAGTTTTAATTTTCCCTTATAATCATACTCTAAAAATTTCCGTCCAAGTTCCAATAAATTATCATCATGATGACAGGTTGGTGACCATAGCAGAAAGTTAGAAGGGAGACGAAAATCATGGTGTGATTCTATCGTTCTTGCATATTCAATACCAAGGCTTGGTAATATACTTACAATTTCTTGGTTATATACTCCATAAGGATAAGACATACCTTTGACCGGGTAACCAACTAATGTCTCTAAATTTTTTCTGTCTTCTAAAATTTCTTCAACCACAGCCTCAATTGGAATACAATCCATGAAAGGATGTGTTTTAGTATGCACAGCAACTTCATGACCGTGGTATAATTTTGCCACTTCATCAGACGAAATAAAAGATTCTTTGCCAAAGTTACCAGAGTTTAAATGGAAAGTACCTTTAATTCCATAATAATTAAAAATTTCTACAAGTTTTCTATCGTATATTTGTCCGTCATCATAGCTCATTGTCAGTGCTTTTGTTTTACCAAAAGGAAATAGTTCAAACTTTACATCCATTTGAATTACCCCCTAAGTTAATAATTTTCAATCTTCTGTTGTAAATGGTGAAGCGGGCAAACCTTCTTTATTATAAAGATTTGCTCCTTCTGGATTATCAGCCCATGCATACCGAACATAAGCAGGATTTGAGATACTTTCGTTCCATACTATAACTTTGTTATCTTCTATGACAGCTTTAGCCCAGGTAAATTTTTTGTCACTTCCAGCAATTGCAAAATGTTTAAGTTCGCCACCTCCTTTTGCAACAAGACCACTGCCAACTTCTGAAAATTCAATAATTACCTTATTACCTTCAATCTTTGCAGACTTATAAAGTGGACCAGAAGCAACAAGATTTTCTTCGCCATATGCAATTTTTCGTGCAAGTAGAGCAAGTCTTTCTCCCACATCTTTTTTGTTAGAAGGATGCAGATCATTCCATTCCCCTAAGTCAATGGTAACAGCCATGCCTGTATTTGGAACGACGAGTGTCTTTCGCTGCTGTTCTCTGAGTTCAGCCCACTTACTCTCTGATGGCTGGGACTTTGCCTCCATAAAGTTTGCCAATTGCACATATAAGAAGGGGAAGTTACCCTGTCCCCACTTTTGCCTCCAATCGGCTATTAAGGCACAGAACTTCTTGTGATATTCTTTAGGGTTATCAGTGTTTGATTCACCCTGATACCATATAACACCTTTAATGCTAAATTTTAAAAGTGGCGCAATCATGCCATTGAACAATCCTGCAGGTTTGTACTCGAAGAAAGTCATAGATGGTAGAGGCTTTTCAGCTACTGCACCAACTCTGTATTTCCACTCGCCTTCTAAGATGATTTGGTAATCTTCAGTGAAAAGTTTGTAAGGCTTGCCTTTGACAAACTCTCCGTTACCATCGTTACTTACAACTCTTATAGCAATTACATTTTCACCTGGTTTAAGTAGGTGCGCAGGGACCTCGTATTTTCTTGGAGGATAACGATAGGAAGTTGAACCTACAAGAGTACCGTTAATATAAGTGTGATCACTGTCAACTATTGTACCCATGTAAAGCTTTGCGGGTTTGCCGACCACAGAAGCAGGTACAGTTACTTTTTTCCTAAACCATACCACTCCTTTCAAAGAATCTAACCCCATTTCTTTCCAAGAAGCTGGTAGTTTAACAGTTTGCCAGTCCGAGTCATCGTAGTTAGGATCAAACCATGCAGGTTCACCTTTTTTCATGCCTTTATCCTCTTTGTTTAGTTTTTCATACCAGGCATTTATCTCGGCTTCTTCCTTTTTCTTTATGCTTTCTATATAGCCGTCAATCTTGAGCTGTTCGAGTATTTTTAAATTTTCAGGAAATTGTTGTAAGGCATCTTCACTAAGCCATGCTTCTATCGGAGTTCCACCAACGCATGCTTTAATCAAGCCTATGGGCACATGGTACTTTTCGAATAATGCTTTGGCAAAAAAGTATCCCACAGCTGAAAACCGAAGAATGGTATCCTTAGTAACTGGTTCCCAGCTGCCTTCTTCTAAATCTTCTTGTGGTCCTTTGAAATCATACCTGTCAGGCACAGTGAACTGTCTTATGAAAGGATTGTCGCAATTTGCTATCTCCTCTTCATAAATATCTTTTACTCTTTCCATGGGCAAAACCATATTTGATTGACCAGAACAAACCCACACATCTCCTATTAGTATGTTGTTTATAGTGATGCTTTTTTGAAATGTCTCTATTACCATAAAATAAGGTCCGCCTGCTTGCAGCTCAGGTAAAGTCACTTCCCACTTGCCATCAGTGTTGGCAACAGTACTGTATGATTTGTCCAAAAAGTGTACTGTAACTTTTTCTTCTGGTAAAGCCCAGCCCCATATTTTTATCTTTTGGTCTCTTTGCAATACCATGCCATCACTTATCAACCGGGCCAATCTAAGTGCCATTAGCAATCCCCTCTTTCGCATATGTATCTTTTAAAAAACATCGAAGGTTTATTGAAAAGATTATATACAAAACAAGGTTCAATAACTTGCGATAAGTAATGATAAAGTACTATCGCAAGTAAGATCTTTTTAACAGGTAAAATTGTCTCTTATCATCAAAAGGAAATCGATTTCAAACCTTATCAAAAACAACAAATACTTTGTAGCTGTTGTTACTCTTTATTTTAGCATAACTTCTGAATTATATCTATCCGAAAATAATTGGAAATTAAGTTAACAATCTTTTGTCATACCCACGACAATTGTTTAATCCTTGTATTCTCTCAAGTAATCTTTTAAAGCTAAAAATTTTTTGCTTGTTATTGGTACAGAGTTTCGGTGGAAGTTAAATAAAAAATGGTTTATTTTTTGCAAAAAATTGTTAGAAATTTGTTTTTGGTAAGGAGGACCAGTTGAAACTTTTTTGACATAATTTTTACCTTTGCAGGAATATAATTATTACTTAGAAATAACTCTTTTGAGGACAAATAGTGCGAGAGGAAGATGATTATTTACGCAGATGTATATATATTGGAAAATTTAGTTATAAATTATTTTATTCTTCTTGTGACATCATATTTACTCAAAACAAATGTTAATAGTTTTAAAATTTTGCTCATAAGTATGCTCGGGGCTTTTTATTCGCTGTTTCAATTTTATCAGCCTCTGCAATTTTTGTACTCTCCTGTTGGGAAAATAATTGTTTCAGTTTCTCTTGTATATTTTACCTTTTTACCAAAAAACTTTTTTGGGTTTATCAGACAACTTTTTAGCTTTTACCTTGTAACAATTATGTTTGGTGGAATGGGATTTTTCGTTTATTACCTTTCACGAAATAGTATTGAGTACTCTGTACAGCTAAAACTAAAAAATGTGCTACTTGCACTTGGTATTTCGCTAATTGTGTTCAAGCTGTCGTATGAGCTTATAATTAAAAAGGTCTACAAAGATTCACTCATAAGGTATATAAGATTCAAGATAAATCAGTCAGAGTACAGCTGTGTGGGATATGTAGATACAGGCAATAACTTAAAGGAACCTTTTTCTGGCAAACCTGTTGTAATTGTTGAAAAAAAGCTTCTTGAGATGAGTGAAGACGCAAAAGATATATGTTCAAAGGATCTTGAAAAGCTTCAGGAGCTTTTGGGAAACAGAATTGTTTTAATACCTTACAATTCAATTGGTCAGGAACATGGAGTTTTGGTGGGAGTTATACCCGATGAGTTTTATGTGTCAGAGAACAAAAACACATGGATAAAAAAAGATGTGGCAATTGCCTTGTATGACAAAAAGATTTCAAACAGGTACTCAGCACTGCTCGGGCCTGATTTAATCTGATTTTTTAAAGGAGGAGT
The DNA window shown above is from Caldicellulosiruptor owensensis OL and carries:
- a CDS encoding DUF881 domain-containing protein, with amino-acid sequence MRVKIKKPTGGQISIALLLLVLGILMSMQIKSVRQSNELKNLEKARAIELAEQINQLRKENVSLRQQIYDLEIKLKEYQDSAASISKTTELLKEELDKVKILAGLTDVEGPGIIVTLNDSKIPSQSNVDPNSFLLHDSDILQVINELRAAGAEAIAINDQRVVSTTEVRCAGPTISINNTRYSAPYIIKAIGDPKILKNSLEMRGGIIDLLKEFSIEVKIEEASKIVIPRYTGVLKFNYAKIKSEGS
- a CDS encoding small basic family protein translates to MIVLVIALLIGILIGLFIPVSIPQNYSSYVAVGLLAALDSIFGALKSNLKGDFKVDIFISGFVGNTLIAMLLAYMGDMLGIPLYQAAIVAFGVRIFQNFGEMRRAILIKNKSFSKEEKNQ
- the ftsZ gene encoding cell division protein FtsZ, whose amino-acid sequence is MISFDTEKMTIAQLKVVGVGGAGNNAVNRMIDVGVSGVEFIAVNTDKQALQRSKAHYKIQIGEKITKGLGAGADPEIGRKAAEESKEDIAQVLKGADMVFITAGMGGGTGTGASPVVAEIAKELGILTVAVVTRPFKSEGAKRRINAEKGIEELKKIVDTIIIVPNDRLFMLSTNKSLKISDAFRMADDVLRQGVQGISDIILNAGLINVDFADVKAIMMNKGYAHMGIGKAKGDEKVLKALEQAINSPLLETSIKGAKGVLVNYTGNPEELLLDEIERANELISSEADENVNFIMGIVFNEEMKDEVQVTVIATGFDTTEEQQPVAQKNKSTLTKADNLQNLFQDDDIFEIPIFLKNKNK
- a CDS encoding endo-1,4-beta-xylanase, with translation MSNYEHRKSTVTLKIKRVDGTPLKNAEVVVRQTKHKFLFGCAEFSVVPFANDELQGKEKEKFETVFEKFLELFNFATLPFYWARFEPVKGKPDTIRLKKTAEWLLSKGCTVKGHPLCWHTLTAPWLLEMDNQQILFAQLERIRREVSEFAGLIDMWDVINEVVIMPIFNKYDNGITRICKELGRIRLVKEVFSAAIEANPDGIFLINDFNTSVAYEILIEGLLEAGVRIDAIGIQSHMHQGYWGVEKTQEILERFSRFNIPIHFTETTIISGNLMPPEIEDLNDYKVDEWPSTPEGEERQAMEAVMHYKTLFAHPMVKAITWWNFLDGGWLNAPAGFITKDGRVKPVYYELYKLIKGEWWIDKLTLVTDENGTANFSGYMGDYEISCQDRKTTFKLENKKEFIEITF
- a CDS encoding polysaccharide deacetylase family protein; amino-acid sequence: MDVKFELFPFGKTKALTMSYDDGQIYDRKLVEIFNYYGIKGTFHLNSGNFGKESFISSDEVAKLYHGHEVAVHTKTHPFMDCIPIEAVVEEILEDRKNLETLVGYPVKGMSYPYGVYNQEIVSILPSLGIEYARTIESHHDFRLPSNFLLWSPTCHHDDNLLELGRKFLEYDYKGKLKLMYVWGHSFEFERKNNWHLIESFCKLMAGKDDIWYATNIEIVRYIKALKSLQFSVSGDIVYNPSAISVWISVNGRPVEIKSGEIVNLQK
- a CDS encoding sialate O-acetylesterase; translated protein: MALRLARLISDGMVLQRDQKIKIWGWALPEEKVTVHFLDKSYSTVANTDGKWEVTLPELQAGGPYFMVIETFQKSITINNILIGDVWVCSGQSNMVLPMERVKDIYEEEIANCDNPFIRQFTVPDRYDFKGPQEDLEEGSWEPVTKDTILRFSAVGYFFAKALFEKYHVPIGLIKACVGGTPIEAWLSEDALQQFPENLKILEQLKIDGYIESIKKKEEAEINAWYEKLNKEDKGMKKGEPAWFDPNYDDSDWQTVKLPASWKEMGLDSLKGVVWFRKKVTVPASVVGKPAKLYMGTIVDSDHTYINGTLVGSTSYRYPPRKYEVPAHLLKPGENVIAIRVVSNDGNGEFVKGKPYKLFTEDYQIILEGEWKYRVGAVAEKPLPSMTFFEYKPAGLFNGMIAPLLKFSIKGVIWYQGESNTDNPKEYHKKFCALIADWRQKWGQGNFPFLYVQLANFMEAKSQPSESKWAELREQQRKTLVVPNTGMAVTIDLGEWNDLHPSNKKDVGERLALLARKIAYGEENLVASGPLYKSAKIEGNKVIIEFSEVGSGLVAKGGGELKHFAIAGSDKKFTWAKAVIEDNKVIVWNESISNPAYVRYAWADNPEGANLYNKEGLPASPFTTED
- a CDS encoding sigma-E processing peptidase SpoIIGA, translated to MIIYADVYILENLVINYFILLVTSYLLKTNVNSFKILLISMLGAFYSLFQFYQPLQFLYSPVGKIIVSVSLVYFTFLPKNFFGFIRQLFSFYLVTIMFGGMGFFVYYLSRNSIEYSVQLKLKNVLLALGISLIVFKLSYELIIKKVYKDSLIRYIRFKINQSEYSCVGYVDTGNNLKEPFSGKPVVIVEKKLLEMSEDAKDICSKDLEKLQELLGNRIVLIPYNSIGQEHGVLVGVIPDEFYVSENKNTWIKKDVAIALYDKKISNRYSALLGPDLI